Below is a window of Flavobacterium cyclinae DNA.
CCATCTGCATCATAAATGTAACCATCAGGTCCTGAAATTGTAACTAATTTTCCACCTAATTCATTTACTTTTAATGCTACACCCCAAGCTACGTTTCCGAAACCAGAAATAGCAACAGTTTTTCCTTCAATTGATTCTCCAACAGTTTTTAGCATTTGTTGTGTAAAATATACCACACCATAACCAGTAGCTTCAGGACGAATTAATGAACCTCCATAAGCTAAACCTTTTCCAGTTAATACTCCAGTAAATTCATTTCTGATTCTTTTGTATTGACCAAACATATATCCGATTTCTCTAGCACCTACTCCAATATCTCCAGCAGGAACGTCTAAATCTGGACCAATATGACGACATAACTCCGTCATAAACGATTGACAAAAACGCATGATTTCAGAATCTGATTTTCCTTGTGGGTCAAAATCAGAACCTCCTTTACCACCACCCATAGGAAGTGTAGTTAAACTATTTTTGAATACTTGTTCGAAGGCTAAAAATTTTAATACCGACAGATTTACTGTTGGATGGAATCGAATTCCCCCTTTATAAGGACCGATGGCAGAATTCATTTGGATACGAAATCCTCTATTTACTTGGATTTCTCCTTTATCATCAACCCATGGCACTCTGAAAATAACTGATCGTTCTGGCTCTGCCATTCGTAACAACACGTTTTTTCCATCGTACTTTTTTTCATTAGCAATGAAAGGCATAACTGTTTCAGCAAACTCTCTAACTGCTTGTA
It encodes the following:
- the gdhA gene encoding NADP-specific glutamate dehydrogenase produces the protein MEQKINDFMALVEAKNPNEPEFLQAVREFAETVMPFIANEKKYDGKNVLLRMAEPERSVIFRVPWVDDKGEIQVNRGFRIQMNSAIGPYKGGIRFHPTVNLSVLKFLAFEQVFKNSLTTLPMGGGKGGSDFDPQGKSDSEIMRFCQSFMTELCRHIGPDLDVPAGDIGVGAREIGYMFGQYKRIRNEFTGVLTGKGLAYGGSLIRPEATGYGVVYFTQQMLKTVGESIEGKTVAISGFGNVAWGVALKVNELGGKLVTISGPDGYIYDADGISGEKIDFMLEMRASGDNRAEAYVEKFPTAVFHKGKSPWEAKVDVAIPCATQNELNEEDAKKLIANGVICVTEAANMPCTLEAIKQFLDAKVLFAPGKAANAGGVAASGLEMTQNSIRLNWTSEEVDARLKDIMVGIHGQCKKYGTEEDGYVNYVKGANIAGFVKVADAMLAQGVV